One genomic window of Actinoplanes lobatus includes the following:
- a CDS encoding DUF4034 domain-containing protein, protein MLPRQSNLDPAAAYPKITALRAALDAGDWPACRELLDAAEQAERTYLTAAVADVDGLEDFLRGVLRGDPGDGTAGALLGQYLIEAAWRIRTRARAEHVSRERFVAFRAGLAEAERVLVDAAARSPRDPAIWTARLVTARGLRLGLSEIRRRYGRLAEIDPHHLPGQQQMLQSLCAKWYGDAALTYEFAKEAAAAAPAGAPSPVLLAEAYIEHSEVVTDVDRVRAELREAAMRSVWHPDFRRTHGWVRTMSTFAMAFVLLDDHPAAASLFDALGGLGSRWPWEYLGDPAATIEKFRARAGGNT, encoded by the coding sequence ATGCTCCCGCGTCAATCGAATCTGGACCCGGCGGCCGCGTACCCGAAGATCACCGCCCTGCGGGCCGCGCTGGACGCCGGGGACTGGCCGGCCTGCCGGGAGCTGCTCGACGCCGCCGAACAGGCGGAACGCACCTACCTGACAGCGGCCGTCGCCGACGTGGACGGCCTGGAGGACTTCCTGCGCGGCGTGCTGCGCGGCGACCCGGGCGACGGTACGGCCGGCGCGCTGCTGGGCCAGTATCTGATCGAGGCGGCCTGGCGGATCCGGACCAGGGCCCGGGCCGAGCACGTGAGCCGGGAGCGGTTCGTGGCGTTCCGGGCCGGGCTCGCCGAGGCCGAGCGGGTGCTCGTCGACGCCGCCGCCCGTAGCCCGCGGGATCCGGCGATCTGGACCGCCCGGCTGGTCACCGCCCGCGGTCTGCGGCTCGGTCTGTCCGAGATCCGCCGACGTTACGGCCGGCTCGCCGAGATCGATCCGCACCACCTGCCCGGCCAGCAGCAGATGCTGCAGAGTCTTTGCGCCAAGTGGTACGGGGACGCCGCGCTGACGTACGAGTTCGCGAAGGAGGCGGCCGCCGCCGCGCCCGCCGGAGCACCGAGCCCGGTCCTGCTGGCGGAGGCCTACATCGAGCACTCCGAGGTGGTCACCGACGTCGACCGGGTGCGGGCCGAGTTGCGTGAGGCCGCCATGCGCTCGGTGTGGCACCCGGACTTCCGGCGCACCCACGGTTGGGTCCGGACGATGAGCACGTTCGCGATGGCCTTCGTCCTCCTCGACGATCATCCGGCCGCGGCCTCCCTCTTCGACGCGCTGGGCGGGCTGGGCTCCCGGTGGCCATGGGAGTACCTCGGCGATCCGGCCGCGACGATCGAGAAGTTCCGGGCACGGGCGGGAGGTAACACGTGA
- a CDS encoding M16 family metallopeptidase, protein MIKRLEVDGVPAVLAPTSGPIHAGLVFRVGTADEPLARRGLTRLVEHLVTDGLGTDGRQLGATGTEHTYFHMQGPAADVAEFLTGVCAALRNPSTARLATVRQLVQGAPPDRDPLPMWRHGARGFGVVSYPEWALPGITSDDVQEWIARYFTRENAALWVAGEEIPEGLVLDLPSGERRPAPTVTTELPVTPAFFARDGGTVAWDTVVRREARAAVFATVLERRMMSDLRRRDGISYQPHTEYVPRADGTARIIAVADALPEKQEAALGGLIDVLAAMRAGQIDPDEVATVVKLTCEGLRDSEQRGARLPGQAFNLLSGREVQTLEEALAEVRAVTVADVTEVAAAAYDAGLLMTPPGSSADWAGYTAAPEMSEAALPGRVHRGRKDRGLRLISGDEGISVTGYGQIASVRWDECALLLAWPDGGRRMIGPDAVTARIEPTLYRGADRVVREIDARIPARLRIDMPPRDRAAIPQPEAPQHEPRPPNGVERMVIRAIRRVRGR, encoded by the coding sequence GTGATCAAGCGGTTGGAGGTCGACGGAGTTCCGGCGGTCCTGGCCCCGACGAGTGGGCCGATCCACGCCGGCCTGGTCTTCCGGGTCGGCACGGCCGACGAGCCACTGGCCCGGCGCGGCCTCACCCGGCTCGTCGAGCACCTCGTCACCGACGGGCTGGGCACCGACGGGCGGCAGCTCGGGGCCACCGGCACCGAACATACCTACTTCCACATGCAGGGGCCGGCGGCCGACGTCGCCGAGTTCCTCACCGGCGTGTGCGCGGCGCTGCGGAACCCGTCGACGGCCCGGCTCGCCACGGTTCGGCAGCTGGTCCAGGGCGCGCCGCCGGACCGTGACCCGCTGCCGATGTGGCGGCACGGCGCCCGCGGCTTCGGCGTGGTCAGCTATCCCGAGTGGGCCCTTCCCGGGATCACCTCCGACGACGTCCAGGAGTGGATCGCCCGCTACTTCACCCGGGAGAACGCCGCACTCTGGGTGGCCGGGGAGGAGATCCCGGAGGGACTGGTCCTGGACCTGCCGTCCGGTGAGCGGCGGCCCGCGCCGACCGTCACCACCGAGCTGCCGGTCACCCCGGCCTTCTTCGCCCGCGACGGCGGGACCGTCGCCTGGGACACCGTGGTCCGCCGGGAGGCCCGGGCCGCGGTCTTCGCCACCGTGCTGGAACGCCGGATGATGAGCGACCTGCGCCGCCGCGACGGCATCTCCTACCAGCCCCACACCGAGTACGTCCCGCGCGCCGACGGCACCGCCCGGATCATCGCGGTCGCCGACGCGCTGCCGGAGAAGCAGGAGGCGGCGCTCGGCGGGCTGATCGACGTGCTCGCCGCGATGCGGGCCGGGCAGATCGACCCGGACGAGGTGGCGACCGTGGTCAAGCTGACCTGCGAAGGGCTGCGCGACTCCGAGCAGCGCGGGGCCCGGCTGCCCGGGCAGGCGTTCAACCTGCTCTCCGGGCGTGAGGTGCAGACCCTGGAGGAGGCGCTGGCCGAGGTGCGGGCGGTCACCGTCGCGGACGTGACCGAGGTGGCGGCCGCCGCGTACGACGCCGGCCTGCTGATGACCCCACCCGGGAGCAGCGCCGACTGGGCCGGGTACACCGCCGCCCCCGAGATGTCGGAGGCCGCGCTCCCCGGCCGTGTGCACCGCGGGCGCAAGGACCGCGGGCTGCGCCTGATCAGCGGGGACGAGGGGATCAGCGTGACCGGGTACGGCCAGATCGCGTCGGTCCGCTGGGACGAGTGCGCGCTGCTGCTCGCCTGGCCGGACGGCGGGCGGCGGATGATCGGCCCGGACGCGGTGACGGCCCGGATCGAGCCGACCCTCTACCGGGGCGCCGACCGGGTGGTACGGGAGATCGACGCCCGGATCCCGGCCCGCCTGCGGATCGACATGCCACCCCGGGACCGGGCCGCGATCCCGCAGCCGGAGGCCCCGCAGCACGAGCCACGGCCGCCCAACGGGGTCGAGCGGATGGTGATCCGGGCGATCCGCCGGGTCCGGGGACGCTGA
- a CDS encoding molybdopterin-dependent oxidoreductase, whose translation MRASVRAGLAGIAAAAAALGVAELVAAATGSRSAPLVAVGGVVVDHVPAPVKDFGIAVFGTHDKTALLIGTGLLLAGYAYGVGVLGRRRWALAVGGIALFGAVGAAAALTRPGAGPGAVLPALAGAAVVVLVLHHLLRLSRAVEPAAVGATEPVSGQPRPAAGDGPDHDGAGAGTAGHVVAAGDTRTPYEIERSRRRFVRDLGIVGVIAAAGGVGGRLLTSRRAVSAARQSIALPAPVEPAPAPPAGVQAPGAAPWVTPNRTFYRIDTALVTPQVDPATWELRIHGMVRNPITVTYADLLRRPMIERYLTIACVSNEVGGDLIGNALWLGTPIKALLDEADPLPEADQVVQRSVDGWTCGTPTAVLRDGRDALLAIGMNGEALPVGHGFPVRMIVPGLYGYVSACKWITEIELTRFADFDAYWVPRGWSAQAPVKTQSRIDTPRDGASRSAGPVTVGGVAWATHRGIAKVEVQVDDGEWRTATLAGAPSADTWRQWSLTWDASAGRHTLRVRATDLDGVTQTSEEAPPAPDGATGWHQVTVEIG comes from the coding sequence GTGAGGGCATCGGTACGCGCCGGACTGGCCGGGATCGCGGCGGCCGCCGCCGCGCTCGGCGTCGCCGAGCTGGTCGCGGCCGCGACCGGGTCACGGTCCGCGCCGCTGGTCGCGGTCGGCGGCGTGGTGGTCGACCACGTTCCGGCGCCGGTCAAGGACTTCGGCATCGCGGTCTTCGGGACACACGACAAGACGGCACTGCTCATCGGTACGGGTCTGCTGCTCGCCGGGTACGCCTACGGTGTCGGAGTGCTGGGCCGGCGGCGGTGGGCGCTCGCGGTCGGCGGGATCGCGCTGTTCGGGGCGGTGGGCGCGGCGGCGGCGCTGACCCGCCCCGGGGCCGGACCTGGCGCGGTGCTCCCGGCCCTGGCCGGCGCGGCCGTGGTGGTCCTGGTCCTGCACCACCTGCTGCGCCTGTCCCGGGCCGTCGAGCCGGCCGCGGTGGGTGCGACCGAGCCGGTGAGTGGGCAGCCCCGCCCGGCGGCGGGCGACGGCCCGGACCACGACGGCGCCGGCGCCGGCACGGCGGGACACGTCGTTGCGGCCGGGGACACGCGAACCCCGTACGAGATCGAAAGAAGCCGCCGCCGATTCGTCCGTGATCTGGGGATCGTGGGTGTGATCGCGGCGGCCGGAGGCGTCGGCGGGCGGCTGCTCACCTCGAGGCGCGCGGTGAGCGCGGCCCGGCAGTCGATCGCGCTCCCGGCGCCGGTGGAGCCCGCCCCGGCTCCGCCCGCGGGAGTGCAGGCGCCCGGCGCGGCGCCCTGGGTCACGCCGAACCGGACCTTCTACCGGATCGACACCGCCCTGGTCACCCCGCAGGTCGACCCGGCCACCTGGGAGTTGCGGATTCACGGGATGGTGCGCAATCCGATCACCGTCACCTACGCCGACCTGCTGCGCCGTCCGATGATCGAGCGCTACCTGACGATCGCCTGCGTGTCGAACGAGGTGGGTGGCGACCTGATCGGCAACGCGCTCTGGCTCGGCACCCCGATCAAGGCCTTGCTGGACGAGGCGGACCCGCTGCCCGAGGCCGATCAGGTGGTGCAGCGGTCGGTGGACGGCTGGACCTGCGGCACACCGACCGCGGTGCTGCGGGACGGGCGGGACGCGCTGCTGGCGATCGGGATGAACGGCGAGGCGCTGCCGGTCGGGCACGGCTTCCCGGTCCGGATGATCGTTCCCGGACTGTACGGCTACGTGTCCGCCTGCAAGTGGATCACCGAGATCGAACTGACCAGGTTCGCCGACTTCGACGCCTACTGGGTTCCCCGGGGCTGGTCGGCGCAGGCGCCGGTGAAGACGCAGTCGCGAATCGACACCCCGCGTGACGGCGCCTCGCGTTCGGCCGGCCCGGTCACGGTGGGCGGCGTCGCATGGGCGACACATCGCGGCATCGCGAAGGTCGAGGTGCAGGTCGACGACGGGGAGTGGCGGACCGCCACGCTGGCCGGGGCGCCCTCCGCGGACACCTGGCGGCAGTGGAGCCTCACCTGGGACGCCTCCGCCGGACGGCACACCTTACGGGTACGCGCGACCGATCTCGATGGGGTGACTCAGACATCGGAGGAGGCCCCTCCGGCACCCGATGGGGCGACCGGCTGGCACCAGGTGACAGTCGAGATCGGGTAG
- a CDS encoding WhiB family transcriptional regulator, which translates to MSNVRRLPGPIADLWDWQRLGLCRGRDSAQFFHPDGERGSSRSRREAEAKTMCGPCPVRAECAAHALAVREPYGVWGGFSESERLRLLAVGWEDLADRHGRVDLTRLEARLGRPHKTAVPAQRQAPAA; encoded by the coding sequence ATGTCGAACGTTCGCAGACTGCCCGGGCCCATCGCCGATCTGTGGGATTGGCAGAGACTCGGGCTCTGCCGGGGCCGGGACAGCGCACAGTTCTTCCACCCCGACGGCGAGCGCGGGTCGTCCCGCAGTCGTCGCGAGGCAGAGGCCAAGACGATGTGCGGCCCGTGCCCGGTCCGGGCGGAGTGCGCCGCGCACGCCCTCGCCGTTCGCGAGCCGTACGGTGTCTGGGGAGGTTTCAGCGAATCGGAGCGGCTGCGGCTGCTCGCGGTCGGCTGGGAGGACCTTGCCGATCGTCACGGACGGGTCGACCTGACCCGGCTCGAAGCGCGCCTCGGACGGCCCCACAAAACGGCGGTACCCGCGCAACGGCAGGCACCGGCGGCCTGA
- a CDS encoding response regulator transcription factor — protein sequence MRTVLVCVRTPLAAQTVASTAARLGMTGVVRTAVSETEAMIRLAERPAEVVLADTAVTRPDSVGFTRRVLARAPQAQVVLFGAEDPRVAAAAVAAGARGVIRGVEHDLVSVVAKALLLLLLPVRPQGMPINGSNAQPATVAGGVRNTNSPGARGQYQQGPGGIGVHNAAAVPAMLGPNAPMVPSQRGDAPIDPATGRPMVAWPGNEAGVGMTDAQPAGRRLTLTERELQVLRGMADGKSNAEIGRELFVSEDTVKTHARRLFRKLGARDRAHAVAAGFRAGLVA from the coding sequence GTGCGTACCGTCCTCGTGTGCGTCCGAACCCCGCTGGCGGCCCAGACCGTCGCGTCCACCGCGGCCCGGCTCGGCATGACCGGCGTCGTCCGGACCGCGGTCAGCGAGACCGAGGCCATGATCCGACTGGCGGAACGGCCCGCCGAAGTGGTCCTGGCCGACACTGCCGTGACCCGGCCCGACAGCGTCGGTTTCACCCGGCGTGTACTTGCCCGCGCCCCCCAGGCACAAGTGGTGCTCTTCGGTGCCGAAGACCCGCGGGTGGCGGCGGCGGCCGTCGCCGCCGGAGCCCGGGGCGTCATCCGCGGCGTCGAGCACGACCTGGTCAGCGTCGTCGCGAAAGCGCTGCTCCTGCTCCTGCTACCGGTACGCCCGCAGGGCATGCCGATCAACGGTTCGAACGCGCAGCCGGCCACGGTGGCCGGCGGCGTCCGCAACACCAACTCGCCCGGCGCGCGGGGGCAGTATCAGCAGGGGCCCGGCGGCATCGGCGTGCACAACGCGGCGGCGGTGCCGGCCATGCTGGGCCCCAATGCGCCGATGGTTCCGTCACAGCGTGGCGACGCCCCGATCGATCCGGCTACCGGCCGGCCGATGGTGGCGTGGCCCGGCAACGAGGCGGGTGTCGGGATGACCGACGCGCAGCCCGCCGGTCGGCGGCTCACGCTCACCGAGCGTGAGTTGCAGGTGCTACGGGGGATGGCGGACGGGAAGAGCAACGCCGAGATCGGCCGGGAACTCTTCGTCTCGGAGGACACCGTCAAAACGCACGCCAGGCGGCTGTTCCGCAAGCTCGGCGCCCGGGACCGAGCACACGCGGTCGCGGCAGGCTTCCGAGCCGGCTTGGTCGCTTAG
- a CDS encoding DUF5319 domain-containing protein yields MQDEPIDPFNGDPTDPAAGLDDLSEDAESEPLTEDERQDVLEDLSDLEIYQALLSPTGIRGLVIECEDCHEPHYFDWDLLRGNLRHLLSSGRPRVHEPAYDPDPDHYVTWEYARGYADGVHDTLTEGTDDES; encoded by the coding sequence GTGCAAGATGAGCCGATCGACCCGTTCAACGGCGACCCGACCGACCCGGCCGCCGGTCTCGACGACCTCAGCGAGGACGCCGAGTCCGAACCGCTGACCGAGGACGAGCGGCAGGATGTCCTGGAGGACCTCTCCGACCTGGAGATCTACCAGGCGCTGCTCAGTCCGACGGGCATCCGCGGGCTGGTGATCGAGTGCGAGGACTGCCACGAGCCGCACTACTTCGACTGGGACCTGCTGCGCGGCAATCTGCGTCATCTGCTGAGCAGCGGCCGTCCGCGGGTGCACGAGCCCGCCTACGATCCGGACCCCGACCACTACGTCACCTGGGAGTATGCGCGTGGATACGCCGACGGCGTCCACGACACCCTGACAGAAGGCACGGACGACGAGAGTTAG
- the guaB gene encoding IMP dehydrogenase — protein sequence METDSARTVPLGLTFDDVLLQPGESDVVPSRVNTVTRLTRNVELSIPLLSAGMDTVTEARMAIAMARQGGIGVLHRNLSVEDQAAQVDLVKRSESGMITHPITCGPDDTLRQVDALCGRYRISGAPVVDAEGVLVGIVTNRDMRFVSDFDAKVRDVMTKAPLITAPVGVSKDEALALLARHKVEKLPLVDEGGHLRGLITVKDFTKSEQYPNAAKDPQGRLRVAAAVGVGDDSYKRARALIDAGVDVVIVDTAHGHQRAVLEMVARLKKDTTIDIVGGNVATYAGAKALVEAGADAVKVGVGPGAICTTRIVAGVGVPQITAIMEASRACRPAGVPVIGDGGIQYSGDIAKAIVAGASTVMLGSLLAGSEESPGELIFVNGKQFKSYRGMGSLGAMQSRGQAKSYSKDRYFQQDVNEDKLVPEGVEGQVPYRGPLSRVAHQLIGGLRAAMGYVGAETIPDLQERGQLIRITAAGLKESHPHDIQMTVEAPNYHSR from the coding sequence GTGGAAACTGACAGCGCTCGTACCGTTCCTCTCGGTCTGACCTTCGACGACGTGCTGCTGCAGCCCGGCGAATCGGACGTCGTGCCAAGCCGGGTCAACACCGTTACGCGCCTGACCAGAAACGTCGAGCTGTCGATCCCGCTGCTCTCCGCGGGCATGGACACCGTCACCGAGGCGCGGATGGCGATCGCCATGGCCCGTCAGGGCGGCATCGGCGTGCTGCACCGCAATCTCTCCGTGGAGGACCAGGCCGCCCAGGTCGACCTGGTGAAGCGCTCCGAGTCCGGCATGATCACCCACCCGATCACCTGCGGGCCGGACGACACGCTCCGCCAGGTGGACGCGCTCTGCGGCCGCTACCGGATCTCCGGCGCCCCGGTGGTCGACGCCGAGGGCGTGCTCGTCGGCATAGTGACCAACCGGGACATGCGGTTCGTCAGCGACTTCGACGCCAAGGTGCGCGACGTGATGACGAAGGCGCCGCTGATCACCGCCCCGGTCGGGGTGAGCAAGGACGAGGCGCTGGCCCTGCTGGCCCGCCACAAGGTGGAGAAGCTGCCGCTGGTCGACGAGGGCGGTCACCTGCGCGGGCTGATCACCGTGAAGGACTTCACCAAGAGCGAGCAGTACCCGAACGCCGCCAAGGACCCGCAGGGCCGGCTCCGGGTGGCTGCCGCCGTCGGCGTGGGCGACGACTCGTACAAGCGGGCCCGTGCCCTGATCGACGCCGGCGTGGACGTGGTCATCGTCGACACCGCGCACGGTCACCAGCGTGCTGTGCTGGAGATGGTCGCCCGGCTGAAGAAGGACACCACGATCGACATCGTGGGTGGCAACGTCGCGACGTACGCGGGCGCCAAGGCGCTGGTCGAGGCGGGCGCCGACGCCGTGAAGGTCGGTGTCGGGCCGGGCGCGATCTGCACCACCCGGATCGTCGCGGGCGTGGGCGTGCCGCAGATAACGGCGATCATGGAGGCCTCCCGGGCCTGCCGTCCGGCCGGCGTCCCGGTCATCGGCGACGGCGGTATCCAGTACAGCGGCGACATCGCCAAGGCGATCGTGGCCGGCGCCAGCACCGTGATGCTGGGCAGCCTGCTGGCCGGCTCGGAGGAGAGCCCCGGCGAGCTGATCTTCGTGAACGGCAAGCAGTTCAAGTCGTACCGGGGGATGGGCTCGCTCGGCGCCATGCAGTCCCGCGGTCAGGCCAAGTCGTACTCGAAGGACCGTTACTTCCAGCAGGATGTGAACGAGGACAAGCTGGTTCCCGAGGGCGTCGAGGGTCAGGTGCCCTATCGTGGTCCTCTGTCCAGGGTGGCGCACCAGCTCATCGGCGGGCTGCGCGCGGCCATGGGCTACGTGGGCGCGGAGACCATCCCCGACCTGCAGGAGCGGGGACAGCTCATCCGGATCACGGCGGCCGGGCTCAAGGAGAGCCACCCGCACGACATCCAGATGACGGTCGAAGCTCCCAACTACCACTCCCGCTAG
- a CDS encoding GuaB3 family IMP dehydrogenase-related protein, translated as MRDVVEIGLGKTAQRGYHLDDIAIVPSRRTRDVDDVSTEWKLDAYPFKIPCVAHPSDATQSPDSVIALGRLGGLGVLNAEGLWTRYEDPSKILEELASLDEDADATKRLQEVYSEPIKPELIGARVRQIREGGVTVAVRVSPQHTLALAPVILDAGVDLLVIQGTLVSAEHVSTTDEPLNLKEFIADLDLPVIVGGCTDYKTALHLMRTGAAGVIVGVGADEWSTTDTVLGIRVPMATAIADAAAARRDYLDETGGRYVHLIADGGLATSGDIAKAIGCGADAVMLGEPLSLAEGAPAGGAWWHSAASHPALPRGGFCIAGEPDGTLEEVLYGPANRPDGQLNLFGGLRRAMAKCGYRDVKEFQKVALVLDRA; from the coding sequence ATGCGTGACGTAGTGGAGATCGGCCTGGGCAAGACCGCGCAGCGCGGCTACCACCTGGACGACATCGCCATCGTTCCGAGCCGTCGCACCCGCGACGTGGACGACGTGTCGACCGAGTGGAAGCTCGATGCGTACCCCTTCAAGATCCCCTGCGTCGCGCACCCGTCGGACGCCACCCAGAGCCCGGACTCGGTGATCGCCCTGGGCCGCCTCGGCGGCCTGGGCGTGCTCAACGCCGAGGGCCTGTGGACCCGCTACGAGGACCCCTCCAAGATCCTCGAAGAGCTGGCCTCGCTGGACGAGGACGCCGACGCCACCAAGCGGCTCCAGGAGGTCTACTCCGAGCCGATCAAGCCGGAGCTGATCGGCGCCCGGGTCCGGCAGATCCGCGAGGGCGGCGTCACCGTGGCCGTCCGGGTGTCGCCGCAGCACACCCTGGCGCTCGCCCCGGTGATACTGGACGCGGGCGTGGACCTGCTGGTCATCCAGGGCACCCTGGTCTCGGCCGAGCACGTCTCCACCACCGACGAGCCGCTGAACCTCAAGGAGTTCATCGCCGACCTGGACCTGCCGGTCATCGTCGGCGGCTGCACCGACTACAAGACGGCCCTGCACCTGATGCGGACCGGCGCGGCCGGTGTCATCGTCGGTGTCGGCGCCGACGAGTGGTCCACGACGGACACCGTGCTCGGCATCCGGGTGCCGATGGCCACCGCGATCGCCGACGCCGCGGCCGCCCGCCGCGACTACCTGGACGAGACCGGTGGGCGGTACGTGCACCTCATCGCCGACGGCGGCCTCGCCACCTCCGGCGACATCGCCAAGGCGATCGGCTGCGGCGCCGACGCGGTCATGCTGGGCGAGCCGCTGTCTCTCGCCGAGGGCGCCCCGGCCGGCGGCGCCTGGTGGCACTCGGCCGCCAGCCACCCTGCCCTGCCGCGCGGTGGGTTCTGCATCGCCGGCGAGCCCGACGGCACCCTCGAAGAGGTCCTGTACGGCCCGGCCAACCGCCCGGACGGCCAGCTCAACCTCTTCGGCGGCCTGCGGCGCGCGATGGCGAAGTGCGGCTACCGCGACGTCAAGGAGTTCCAGAAGGTGGCCCTGGTCCTCGACCGGGCCTGA
- a CDS encoding M1 family metallopeptidase — protein MKRRAGGLILLLLLSGCTGGEREPEAARSASPAVSFGPGAVGAGDPYFPTYGNGGYDVGGYDLALRYDPAAGKLDGTATITATATQDLSRFNLDLAHLKATTVLVDGTPATVAAAGNELVVTPAAGIPKGRAFTTVVSYGGVPKQLENEILGAGGWLRVGKDGAIALGQPESASTWFPVNDHPSDKATFKLAMTVPDGVEVLSNGLAGNKDTVDGWTTWRWSEESPMASYLATVVIGQYRITTGTHAGRPMITAIPESLPADGPAAKSLARTGEITDFLETQFGPYPFRANGGVVVDEDEIRYALETQARPVYGNTFFASGQNTGVIAHELAHQWFGDSVALSRWQDIWLNEGFATYAEALWSEHTGGQTAQEIFDEAYRSFDWTETPGDPGPRRIFGDAVYERGGMTVHALRKTIGDEAFFKLLKSWPADHRDGNVTTEQFIEAAETASGKDLDAFFEAWLNGKTKPPKP, from the coding sequence ATGAAACGACGGGCCGGCGGGCTGATCCTCCTGTTGCTGCTGTCCGGGTGCACCGGCGGCGAGCGCGAGCCGGAGGCGGCCCGGTCGGCGTCCCCGGCCGTCAGCTTCGGGCCGGGCGCGGTCGGCGCCGGCGATCCGTACTTCCCGACCTACGGCAACGGGGGCTACGACGTCGGCGGCTACGACCTGGCGCTGCGCTACGACCCGGCGGCCGGCAAGCTGGACGGCACGGCCACCATCACGGCCACCGCCACGCAGGACCTGTCCCGGTTCAATCTGGACCTGGCACACCTGAAAGCCACCACCGTCCTGGTGGACGGCACCCCGGCCACCGTGGCCGCCGCGGGCAACGAGCTGGTGGTCACCCCGGCCGCCGGCATCCCGAAGGGCCGCGCCTTCACCACCGTGGTCAGCTACGGCGGCGTGCCGAAGCAGCTGGAGAACGAGATCCTCGGCGCGGGCGGCTGGCTGCGCGTGGGCAAGGACGGCGCGATCGCCCTGGGTCAGCCGGAGTCGGCGAGCACCTGGTTCCCGGTCAACGACCACCCGTCCGACAAGGCGACCTTCAAACTGGCGATGACCGTGCCGGACGGTGTCGAGGTGCTCAGCAACGGACTGGCCGGCAACAAGGACACTGTGGACGGCTGGACCACCTGGCGCTGGTCCGAGGAGTCGCCGATGGCCAGCTATCTCGCCACCGTCGTGATCGGGCAGTACCGGATCACCACCGGCACGCACGCCGGACGACCCATGATCACGGCGATTCCCGAGTCGCTGCCCGCCGACGGCCCGGCCGCCAAGTCGCTGGCCCGGACCGGCGAGATCACCGACTTCCTGGAGACACAGTTCGGGCCGTACCCGTTCCGGGCCAACGGTGGCGTGGTGGTCGACGAGGACGAGATCCGCTACGCCCTGGAAACGCAGGCCCGCCCGGTCTACGGCAACACCTTCTTCGCCTCCGGCCAGAACACCGGCGTGATCGCGCACGAGCTGGCCCACCAGTGGTTCGGCGACAGCGTGGCGCTCAGCCGCTGGCAGGACATCTGGCTCAACGAGGGCTTCGCCACCTATGCCGAGGCGCTGTGGTCGGAGCACACGGGCGGACAGACCGCGCAGGAGATCTTCGACGAGGCCTACCGCTCCTTCGACTGGACCGAGACCCCCGGCGACCCCGGCCCGCGCCGTATCTTCGGCGACGCCGTCTACGAGCGCGGCGGCATGACCGTCCACGCGCTGCGCAAGACGATCGGCGACGAGGCCTTCTTCAAACTGCTCAAGTCCTGGCCCGCCGACCACCGCGACGGCAACGTCACCACCGAGCAGTTCATCGAGGCCGCCGAGACCGCCTCCGGCAAGGACCTGGACGCCTTCTTCGAGGCCTGGCTCAACGGCAAGACCAAACCCCCGAAGCCCTAG